AAGTAGAGCTCAGATTAACCAAGACATCAGGATGCCGGATGATTCTGGAGAGCCACTCCTGCCCCACAGGCCCTCGAACCCAAAGGAGGACGTGAGCCTACTGAGAACTCACCTCCTCCTCCGGCCgtggagggggcggggtggggggagcggggcACAGCTTTCCTAGGAGAGGGCCCAGCCACAGCCCAGCTCCCTCCCGCTGGTTCTGAGCAAAATCTACCttgagctcctctgtcctcggctCAGGAATGCTCACAGCGGCTGGGAAAGGGCGGAGGAGCTAACCTAGAGGCGGGGGTTGCTCAGGCTCCACTCAGACCCCAACACGCTGTACGCAGCGGGACAGGTCCGCGTCCTCCGGAAGGTTTGCCCTTTTCGCTGCAGCCGCCGCGGAGCTCCTGGGCTGTCCCGGCCGGCTCCTGAACTCCCCATTCCGAGACCAGGGGGCAGCGCTGGGAGAGGGCTCTGAGTCAGGGATTAGGAGCTTCCTCGAGGTGAGCTGGGTGAGCTGGGAGGCTGGCGGCAGGGAAGCAGAAAGCTCGCCTCTCTGGGCCCCGGTTTCTCTGCCCCGATGATGGTAATTCTCTGTCCACGGTATTTAAGTGAACCAGCAGGAGAAAGCGTTAGAAACCGTGTTGTTCTGACTAAGCTCCGGGAGTCCCTGCGCCTCCGTGGAGCAAAATAAGGTCACACTCTTGCAAACTCGAAAACTTCCAACACTCTCCCTACACACATACTGCCTTCTAGGCGGGCAGAAAACAATTTAATCTACGGCTACTTCTTTGAGGACAGCATCTCATTCCCGCGTATGAGCGGGAACGACTTTAATTTACCCCAGCAGCCTTTTTTAAACAACCATTTTTGtcttgaaaacaatttaaaagacaAGATGATCACGGGTTGGCGATATGCCCCACTTCATCCTCTTGACTCCGTGGAAATGAAACGACAGGAAGTCCGGCACttccagatggagaaactgaggcctaaGAAGGACAACAAATAGTTCAAAGCTGCTGGGCCGAGTGACAGCTCTCACTCGGTGCCACTGCTGCAACCAGCGGCTAGGCTGAGCGTGACACAGGGCTGACTGCCTTTGTGGCACTCTGAGGCCATACCTACAACCCACTGACCCTGACTGACTGTCCCAGAGTAATCCAGAAGTCCCTGTGTTCTAGCTGCCCCGAGATTCTTAGATCTGATTGGCAAGCATCTGGGCCTAGGGCTTCCATTGTCCCCCTGTAAGGAGACTGGTGAGGGCCAGGACTTCAAGCACAAGTGAGGACAGAGAACTCAGGAAAAGACAGAGAGGCTGCAGGCCCAGGAGGTAAGGCCCCAAATACCTGTGTTTCCCTTTCAGTGTAGAACCTCCTCTACACAACTTTAAGCAAGCCCCTTTGACAATCTGGGCCTGGTTTCCTTCCAGCTTGAATTTCCAAGATTTCCTTAACAGCAGGGTACCTCTGCATCTGTGTCCAAAGATGTGGAGGAATTTCCCATAACTCCTAGAATCCCCTCCTTTATATTTACGAAACTCTCCGAGGGCACTTCAAAACTCGGTAGTTTAGGGGAAGAGCTCTAGCATCTTCTACAGATCAGCAGCACTCCTCCTCTCCCCCcaaaatttaacataaaatagCCTGTGAGGGGGAAGGTTTTTCCAAAAGGTGCTGAGGATACACTCAGGGCTGTAGGTAGTCAGAAGAGGATGGAAAGCACCCAGCATCTGTTCATATCAACATCAACCCACCCCAGCTGGACTAGAAGAATGATTTCCAAGGGACAAGAGCTAACTCTGTAGCTCTCAAATGGTTCTCAATGGGTCTGTTAATCCTATACATATTAAGGAGCACTGCCCCAGAGAAGAGGTGAAGACTGGatgagaggaaactgaggaagtGGCCTGGCACTGAGCGGATCTTTCTGTATAGTTTTGATCCAAACGGGTTAACTGTCCCAGTTCACTCAAATCCTTTAATTCAAATTTTACATCTTCAAAGTACAGAATTTTGAAAAGTGTTATTAGAATAAAACATTTATGGAACAGCATTTTAAGGATTCTTTGTTTATGAAATTCTAGAATCACAGTCTTAATAATTCTAATCTCAGAATGCTAACGCTTGGTCTGATGCATAGGCAGAGCTCAGTAGCTGAAAAGTTTGAGAAAAAGGAATCGGATTTCTAGAAGAGTGTGTCCACAGTCACAAAACAATGAGGATCAAAACATCCTGAGACATGGAGGCTTCTAACCATAGTAACTGGAGCTTAAAAGTCTCTGTCTTAAAGTCATTAAAGCATATGGTCACAAATATTATAAGAATTGTTAGATTATTTGAGTTATAGAATAGTGGATCTAGTACTAATATTTTAGAATGAAATAAGAGAGATGTGGATTTATAGGACCCAAATCTTCCAATCAGACATTCCTAGACAGGAATTAAAATTAAGCAATATGTACCTTAGAGCTGCAAAAATGTCTAAAACGGAGAAGTTACAACTGCCAACAGTGGCATCATATTTTCAGGCACAAAATCTTACTCCCAGCATCTTAATATATAAGGAATATGCTTTTATACTCTGAACAGAAGTTTAAAGTCATAGAGATATAATCACAGTCAAAGAATTTAGACACTGGTCATAGAATCTTAGAATTACAGAAACACATTATTTGATTTAGGGATTCATGCTAGGATAGTAGTCCAAATTTTAACATTTGGAAATCTGAATCTTGGAACCATAAAATTCAGTATTAAAAGACTGCTATGATGTAATCTGGTTAAAATTTAACAACTTTAAACCTTTccccctttgaaaaaaaaataggatgaaACCTGGATTTTCGCAGCGTGGTTACTTTGGAAGAAGGAAGCTGGGAGTGTTTTGAGCAAGTGAAAATCCTCTCCAGTCGTTCGAGTGTGCATCCGCGGAGGAAGGTCCTCATGCAAATTGTTCGGATTGGCTTCCATACCCGGATCGGCGGAGCGAGGACCTGGACTCTTTGCCTCCTGCTTCCGAAGGCAGTTGCCCAGTGCTTGGTGGGGCTGGATCTACCCGGAGCTCGTCGCCACGAAGAACGCGACTAAAACCCTTGAAGCCTGGCCGCCCGTGCTCTCGCGGCTCGCTCCCCCCAACCCTGCATCCGCAGCCGGAAAGCTGCATCTCGGCCGGAGCCTCTGGCTGTCGGCACCAAGTCTCGAAATCCTAAGGATAAAagccttcctccttctccttccaagATCTGCACGTGCTTTTCCTCCTTCAATTCTCAGAAAGGAAAACTGTGGGCTTGCGGGTGGGAAGGGACTGGCCCAAGGTCTCCCTGCAAAAGAtcataaaaagaatccagatctgCGGGACCACCGACGCAGGAAGTCTTGGGTGAGGCCGAGCTCGGTCTTGCGGGGTGGCAGAAAACGAACTCAGAAACCAGACACCCTCGAAGCAAACAGGCCCCCCGTGCCCACCCCTTTCCAAGGAGACGCGCCGGCGGACGGCCACAgctccccctcccccggcccccacTTCTCTCAGCCCTCCGCCCCGCTTCGGGATGGAGCGGCTCGGCTGCTTGGAGCCTTCTTGGCCTGAGCGAACTGGAGGAGATCACCACGAGAGGGCAGAAGCCCAGCCTTCATCCTCTTTAAACTGTGCTTCACTCCCCATCATATAGAGAGGGGTCCCGAGCCACCCAAAGATAAATGATTGGAGGTGGGGGTAGTGCGGTGTTTCCCTAAATATCAGCAATGGAAGGACACTAGATACAAAATCTCGGTACAGTCGAGGAGCCTAGCACCCAAAGAGGGAAAGTCGCTGCCTCTGACACATGGCGAGGAAACGCACTAACACAGACGTAGGCAGGTGTGAGGTGGCTAATCCGCGAAGTCGCGGTGGAACGGTAGCAACTTACATCCTCTATAAGACCTAGGAATTCTGTCTGAAAGACGAGGGACTGGATGGAGAatggccagggaagccttgaCTTAGGGTTTGAGAATCATCCCAAAGACCTTGGGAGCCAATCACTTGGGACTTCTCCCTTCCTCGCCCCCACCCACAAGAACCAAGAGCCCCCTCAGTCAATTCTCACCCTCTCCAGCCAAAAAAGTGAAGCGAGCCCTTCCTTTCACCTGTGGGTCCCAGCCTTCTATCCAGGCTGGTAAAGTCCGAAAGCGCCGAGTTTGCGCGCCGACAGTCCCTGCCTCTCTCGGCCTCATTCTCCCCGTCGGTGCGCAGAGAGAACCGGCCGGGGAGATCTCCAAGCGCCTTCGGCGCTCCGATCATGTGGTTCCCGCCGCGCCGCCACAGCTGCTCCTACCTGGGGAGGTGCGCCGGGGCCCAGGGGGCGGGTAGTcggggggctgggggcgggcggGGAACCGGCACCGCCCCGAGCTTCCCGGCGCCTTTAAGGAGGAGAAACCCGCGGAGGGAGGAGCCGGTCCGGGTGTGTTCAGGGGAGCGCCTCGCCAGAAGTATTGGCGGCTGGAGGCCAACCCTTCGGAGAGGAACAGTGGCCGGCCACCGCGCCTGGCCCACGCCGCGACCTCGCCACCGTCGCCTCGACTCCTTGCCCTCCGCGCTTTCAGCGGCTGCGGCCTCAGGGACGCGGCCTAGGCCGCCCCCAACACAGTGCCCACGCCTGCACTAACTGCTACCATTTCAGGCCTTTGGGCCCGCAACCTCCTCTGCACTCGCGACCTCGACGGTTATCCTCAGAATCAGCGGGAAGCCCAGAACTGATGCCAGCGCCTCAGCCCCAGGACCAATTCCAGACCCGTTGATCGCCTGGCACCAGCGCGCAAAGGACCCTTCAGCCCTAGACAGGAGTCTAATTTCAGTACCAGCGTCGCTGCCGGCGCCTGGCTTCGAGGTCCAGAACACGAGCAGAGCCGTCGGTGGGCGGGACACTTGAACCTCTGTCTGCAGACCGCCAGTCCGGAAACCGCCGACGCCAAGCCTCCTGCGAGCCCCTGCCAGGGAAGCTCCCGCTGCCAGCTGCGAGGACCCTCTCAGCTCTTTGCAAAGGGAACCAGCGTTAGTCCCCGCGACCCAGTGTCCCGGGCCCCGCAGCTCCCAAAGCCGTCGCCCGATCCTCGAAAGCAGCGGGGACGCCTCGGGGACGCGGGACGGCTGCGCCATGACGGCCGAGagcgggccgccgccgccgccgccgcagccggAGGCGCTGGCGGCCGTGAAGGAGGAGCGCGGTGAGGCGGGGGCCGGCGGGGTACCAGCGGAGGCCGTGGGTCGCGGCGCCGGTGGGCGGCGGCGGAAGCGCCCCCTGCAGCGGGGCAAGCCGCCCTACAGCTACATCGCGCTCATTGCCATGGCCATAGCGCACGCGCCGGAGCGCCGCCTCACTCTGGGCGGCATCTATAAGTTCATCACCGAGCGTTTCCCCTTTTACCGCGACAACCCCAAAAAGTGGCAGAACAGCATCCGCCACAACCTCACACTCAACGACTGCTTCCTCAAGATCCCGCGCGAGGCCGGCCGCCCGGGCAAGGGCAACTACTGGGCGCTCGATCCCAACGCCGAGGACATGTTCGAGAGCGGCAGCTTCCTGCGCCGCCGCAAGCGTTTCAAACGCTCTGACCTGTCCACTTACCCGGCTTACATGCACGACGCGgcggccgccgccgctgccgctgcagccgccgccgctgccgccatCTTCCCGGGTGGGGTGCCCGCTGCGCGCCCTCCTTACCCTGGCGCGGTCTATGCAGGCTATGCCGCACCGTCGCTCGCCCCGCCGCCCCCGGTCTACTACCCGGCTGCTTCGCCAGGCCCGTGCCGCGTCTTCGGCCTGGTGCCTGAGCGGCCGCTCAGCCCAGAACTGGGCCCCGCGCCATCGGGGCCCGCCGGTTCCTGCTCCTTTGCCTCGGCCGGCGGCTCTGCCGCTAGCACAGCTTACCAGCCGGCCGGCTGCGCCGGTGCCCGACCCGCCAACACTTCCGCCTATGCGGCCGCGTACGCTGGCCCCGACGGCACGTACTCGCAAGGGGCCGGCGGGGCCCTCTTCGCAGCGACTGGCCGGTTGGCCGGGCCCGCTTCGCCCCCCGCGGGTGGCAGCAGCGGCGGCATCGAGACTGCGGTGGACTTCTATGGGCGCACATCGCCCGGCCAGTTCGGAGCTCTGGGGCCCTGCTACAATCCTGGTGGGCAGCTCGGAGCGGGCAGTGGAGGCGCCTACCACGCTCGCCACGCGGCTGCCTATCCAAGCGCAGTGGATCGGTTCGTGTCCGCCATGTGAGCGGAGCATACAGGCGAAAATTCATAGATACCTCGACTGTCCTTACGAACTAAGTATCGACGAAACCTGAGGACAGGACTGGACAGAGGGCCGAATTGAGAGCCACGTGGCAGGGACCGAGCCGGCGTGACGGGCGCAGACTCCCGGTGCACCGCGTACACCGGGCGCCTACCGGGCGGCT
This portion of the Bubalus bubalis isolate 160015118507 breed Murrah chromosome 3, NDDB_SH_1, whole genome shotgun sequence genome encodes:
- the FOXE1 gene encoding forkhead box protein E1 produces the protein MTAESGPPPPPPQPEALAAVKEERGEAGAGGVPAEAVGRGAGGRRRKRPLQRGKPPYSYIALIAMAIAHAPERRLTLGGIYKFITERFPFYRDNPKKWQNSIRHNLTLNDCFLKIPREAGRPGKGNYWALDPNAEDMFESGSFLRRRKRFKRSDLSTYPAYMHDAAAAAAAAAAAAAAAIFPGGVPAARPPYPGAVYAGYAAPSLAPPPPVYYPAASPGPCRVFGLVPERPLSPELGPAPSGPAGSCSFASAGGSAASTAYQPAGCAGARPANTSAYAAAYAGPDGTYSQGAGGALFAATGRLAGPASPPAGGSSGGIETAVDFYGRTSPGQFGALGPCYNPGGQLGAGSGGAYHARHAAAYPSAVDRFVSAM